GAACCACCAGGGGAGGGATGCAGACGTAGCTTTGCAATGTGGGATAAGCCAAGTTCATAGCGCCGTCGATCCCCTGATCCTGATCGACGATCGATGTTCCTGGAAACGGCACGAACTGCTTCTTGAGCGGCAGAACGCTGCCCAAGAGGCGCCTCGCTCCGCGTGGACTAATTGAGTATGCCTGTGTTCCGTAGGCGTGCCTGAGCCTGTGGGGGTGATAAATTGGTCGGCCGTCCGAAGTATCGCTCCAGGTAAAAGGTTCGGTTCGATCGTAAAACCGCATCTCCGAGGCGGAGAATCCAAGATCGATCCAGAGGAAAAGTGGATCGTAAATGAACCCCCACAATATTATATCCCAATCGGTTGGAAGCTGGGCCAGCACCGCCAGGCGGTGCTCATCGAATACAGGATGACTAAGCGCGTCGTCCTCGAAGATCGTCAACGGCTGGTCTTGAGACGCGGCCTTTTGCCAAAGCTGTATGTGAGACAGCGCGCAACCCAAGGCTCCCGCGCTGTAGTCAAGTTCAGGGGCAATGAGCCCTTGTCTTTCGAGGTCTAAGCGATCCAGCTTGCGGCCGTCGATCGCTGAAACTCGCTCAAAGTTGCCGAGCTTGGCATTGCGAGATCTGAACTTATCCCAGCGAGCCGTGCTTCGGTCCAAATTGATTACATGAATAGCATTCGCTGATTGCTTATTCTTTTGCGCCGCTCGAAATGGCGCGTTTGACCCCTTTGCTAGCAGGTACGAACCTAAGCCATTTGATACGATCGAGCGAGCCGCAGCCTCGGCGCCGATCGGATTTAGGTGAAATGCGTCTTGAAAAATGTCGGTACGGCCAGCCAATTGCGCTTCCAAATCGCACAGGGCGTGTTCTCCAGAACGAGCAGCCGCGCGAGTGGTCTCGTTGATCAGTACGCGAGTTCGGGCGATGCCGGGATCGATACTTTCGTCCCGCAGATGGGGAATAGTCGCGAACCAAAGCTCGATACCAAACGATCGCGCGGCTAGGGAAAAGAGATCGAGTAGCCGACGACGATCCGCGACGTTCGGCGCGGAAAGCAGGTTTTGGTCGCGCCACGAGTTGTTTGCATTAAGGTCGACGATCGGCTCGAGCCAACAATCGCGGCTCCAAAAGCTCGACTCGAGATTCGCAACATCCACATCCACAATCCCTGTCATCAGAATGACGACGTCAGGCTTGAGCGGTATGATCTTGTTGAGAAACAAGTTCAGCATATGGAGAGTGGTCGCACCGCTGTAGCCCCCGTTTCTCACGATGACATCTACAGCATTCTCGCTACGCAGAATGGTCTCTAGCTTTGCGCAAAATCGGTCATCGGGATCGAGGTACATACCTTCGACCACGCTGTCGCCGAGAACGATCACGGTTTGGGCCGCTGTAGTCGGGGACTTTGATCCACGAATGAAGCCGAGAGCGTCAGTCTCCAGAAGATATGGCTTTCGGACGAGAGTATGATTCCGACTTTGGACGTACTCATCTGAAGGTGTGTGAGAGAAGGACGCATTTGCCGGATACTCCTTCAATCGTATCGCTCTTTTCCCATCGCTGGCTGGAACGGTGTCCTTTCTCGGTGCTTCCCGTGCGGGCTTGGCGGCAAGTTCTCCGGCGATCAGCGGTCGGATTGCCTCCCCATCGGACGCGAAGGTCAGCCATCCGTAGACTTCGCGAGTGTCTAATATCTGTGAGATTCCCGCGCGTCGCGCGCTGTCGGCGAATACCACATATTCATACCGGCCCGATCCATCATCGTAGGTCAATTGCGGTATGGCGTCTGCGCGAACCAGATATGTGCAATGCACCACCGGCACCTCGTGGAGGCCCGGCGACGACCGGCTGAGAATAGTGTTGTATTCGTCGCTCGGAAGAAAATATCCGTTCGCGTCGATCTTCTGGTGATAGTTCGAGTACAGCGGCCGGTCGGCGTCGACACACTTGAGCAGCGGCGCTACGATCGGAAGATTGAGTTCTACAAGGTGCCGCAAGGTGAGGGGACGTAGGTAGTTGTCGACGTCGACCACGAAATAATAGTCGCATCCCAGAGCCAAAGTCTGGTTCATGCTGTGTTGGCGAATTCGACCTAGCACGGAGAAGCGAGTGGCATTCCACTCATGGTCAGCAAAGTCCTGAACGCGTTCCGAAACATTGCTATCGTCAAGTTCTACGTGCGAATATCGCGATCCGACACGCTGAAGCCAGTCCCGGAGAATTTCGGCGGTATCATCCCGGTTGTTGTTGGTCCGGACGTGGAGCGCGATCCGCTCCGACGGATAGTCGAGCGCTTCGATGCAGTCCAGAAACAGCGGCAAGTGGCCAGCTTTGCTTTTGGCAAGAATTGCTATCAGCACTTTGGGAAGCGGACGATTTCCGTCGGGTTCATTGAGTGCATTCGGTAGTTCGACCCTTTCGGATATCCGGTCCTTCGCAAAACGCAGATTGTCTTCTACGCGGCTTCTCAGGCCTTCATCGATTGACGGATTCTGAAGGATGCGAAGGCAGGCGTCCATGCAGCCTTGATAATCGCCAGCCCAAAAAGCGTTGACGGCGAATTCATCGAGTAGTCCGAACTCATAGATCCATTCCTCGGCGAACAGCGCTCCAACAGGCATCGGCAAATCAATGCCGCGGCGCGCGATATCAGCTCCCTCCTTGTTGCGACCCTTTGAACGGCAGTAGCGGCTGGCACCATGCAACGCCTCAGCTCGCGCGAGCTGAGAATCGGCGGCCCGCTGATAAGCCGCGATGACCTCGTGTTCAGGATGATCGAGCGCTTCCTTGAGCCGCGCCGCAGAATAGAGAGAAATAAAGACCTCTTCCTGCCAAAAGCCCATTTCAGCGCGCGCCAAGTAGTGGGGCAGCGCTTTCTCGGGCTCGTTGCAGTCACGATAGCTTTGAGCAAGGTAGAACGTGTAACGAGAGCGGAGAAACGCGTCCGTCTCGTTCTGCAGGGCGCCCTCCAGCAGCGCTGCATCTTTGCGGTATTTCTCGGGATCCTGGCTGCGTGCACCGCCGCCGCCAATCTGGATCGCAAAGCCGGAAGCGGTCTCCCGACCGCGAGCGTCGGCCGGCGCTTCCACGAACTCGTGCAAGACACCTCGAAAATAGAACTCCTTCTTGTTGCTGCAAAGCTGAGGCCGATGATGGCGGATGCCGTTGTGGTTGATGGCCACGTCATAGAGGTCGGCAGTCATGCCAGACTTGAAGGCGGCGACGTCAAACCCCGGCTCGATGGTGAGCGCGTCATCGGCGTCGATGATGAGGGCGTAGTCGACGTCCGGGTTCCGGCGCAGGCAAGCGAGCGCATGCGATCGGTTGTAAGCGAAATCCCGCCAGGGTTCGTCGATGACTTCGCCTGTCAATCCATTGCTGTCGAGCCACTGTCGTATGATGTCTTGCGTGCCGTCGGTCGAGCCGGTGTCTTCGATCAACACATAGTCGATCATCGGTCGAACGCTGTCGAGGCAACGAACGATAACCGCCGCCTCGTTCTTGACGATCATGCACAGGCCGATCGACTTTCCGTTTGGTTTCGACAATCCGGACTCCTTGACCACAGGCTCTTTATTGCTGCGCTCGTTCTCGCACCGCTGGGAAGACGGAGCAGCTGAAACCGCGGTTGGCGGCGCCGAATTGCCTTCAAGTGCAGTACTCACTTCGGCCGCCTCAATCGAGGCGATCCAGGATTCGCTATCGGCGACACCGTAAGATACGAGCAGGCGACGGCCGTCTGGATGCCAAGCCAGCCCCGCCGCGAACTCGACCCCTTTTTCCTTGAAATAGAACGGGCGACTAAGCCGGCGCAGATTATTTTCGCTATCGAACCATACAAAGCGATGCTGATAGAACCTTCGATCGTTCTGCCACTGAACTTCATGAACGAGTGCGAGCCATCCTTCGTCAAACTCAATGAGTTGTGTTCCGCCTCGGAACTGTTCGACGGCGAAGCCGGCATCGCTCTCTGAGACGGTTTCACCCCTGTCGTTTACGATCCTGGTCGGGTCGCATGAGTAGATGAAATGCAGACTTGCGCCCTTGGCTTGCGGCATCCAGTTCTTTTCATGGAGTCGTGGACCCTCAGGACGAAGCACGAGCCACTCAGCGAGTCGGGTTTCCGAATTGCTTCGTTGTTCAATCCGGGCGATCAACTGTTCGCACCAGCCTTCAGCATTCAACTCGCGGACGCATGAGCTGCCCCATAGCGAGCCATTCCAACTGAACAAACGAATATCCTCGAGTCCTTGCACTTCCTCGAATTGGGTTTTTGGGAAGTCGGCGGGCAGCAGAAGTTCGGCCGCAGTTTCCACCTCAAGATCCGCGTTCAACCGTAGCAGATAGTTGCGCGTTCGAATGGGAGCGCCGTTATCTGTCTCATAGGTGCCGTCTTTGAGCAGGCGAAAATTCACTGTCCGCTGCACGAGATAGAGGTCATTTCCATGACGCGAGACAGAGGGATTGGTTGGCCGATAGCCTTGAGGGACGTCGCAATCCACCTGTCGTGCAGAAAATGATCCAAATAGCCGCTCCGCCGGCTGCAGGTAAAAGAATAAGTTTGTCCGCGCGAGCTCACGTGGGGCGTCCGGAATTGCTCGGTTGAGCGCCAGGCTGTTGCAAATCGAGTAGCCACGGTCCCAGCGGGCGGCGTCCTGACTATAATTTGCGGCGATCGAGAATTCCTCGCGAAGGCCGGTCTGGTAGACGTCGGTTTCAATGAAAAGGATGTCGTTTTCGGGGGCCGATATCGAAAGGCCGAGCTCGGAAAAGTGGAGGCTTGTCTCATACCTGCCGCGTTCTCGATAGTATCGTGCCAGTTCGTAAAGGGGTTCCGCGCGTGTCGGCCTTTGCTTGAACGCTTCAAGTGCCTTGCTGACGAAGCCGTCTTCGTCGCCCAGGTCTCGCAGGCACCGTGCGTGCTGCAGCCGTGCCATCCACGCTTCTTCGTCCCAGCCTTCCATGTCCGCGCGCTTGGCAAAGGCTGCGGCGGCTTCGACATATTGGCAGGCATCTCGGTAGGACCACGCAAGATAAAACCAGTACCGAGCGTTGTCGGGCTCAAGGTCGAGCGCCGCTTTGAGTAGTCGGATATCCCGCTCTGATTTGTCGCCACGATTCGATCCATCGGCGTGATCGATGTACCAGGCGCCCTGCAGTTCAACGACGTCTCCCGGGACGTCGATATATTCGTGCGTCACTCCAAAGTACTTCGAACCACTGTCACGCCGAACCAGTCGGGTGTTCCAGTAGCTCAATCCGCCCGACGCGCGCTGCAAGAGGCGGTAGCCTGGACCGGAAAGGGACTTACGAAATTCGGCGTTGTCGACGATGAGCTCCATATCGGCGTCGTTGAACAGGACGTAATCGAACTCAAGCTCTGAGGCGCAGGCACGATCGAGCGCGTCGTTCCGAGCTTGTCCGAAATCGTGGAACGGAATTGTATGAAGTTCTCCCGGAAGATTGCGCCGGGCAAAGAACGTCTTGATGAAGTCCTGCGTGCCGTCAGACGAACCGGTATCGCAGATGACCCAGCAAGCGATGTGGTCAGCGACCGCCGCCAGGCAGCGCTCGAGATTTGCCACCTCGTTCTTGACGATCATGTTCAGGCAAAGGCGCTTATTTTCCACCACCGCCAAACTTTTTCGGTTTCCGCAAGCAATTGTAAAAAGTTCAAACCAGGAAATATTGTGCTCGACGCCCTAGGTCAGCGAACCCGTTGTTCCATCGAACGTCGCGAAACAATTTAGCTGAAATTGTTCGGGCAGCAAATTCAGTGAGTTGTGCGCTACATGCGAGGTCAGCCCGCTGGTTAATGGAAATGGGGAGCGAAATAATTTGATGTATTTTGATTTCGATCTTGAATTTTCTTGCGCTCGCTTTCTCAGTCTGCTTTACATCTTAAGGGATAATTAATTTTGCGGTCCGTCTGCGATTCAGGCGGGAACTTTTTGAATGACGTTCAATCTTGGAATGTGATCTTCAGCGCGTTTTTGGCGACTGAAGTGAGTGTAGCGGGTACCACCCAAGGTTGAACCACTAAATTGTGGTTGGTTCGAGCGTCGGTCTCCGGACAAACGTGCTCCGGGATTCGATCTCGTGAAATGCGTTGGGTGGCGCCGTATGGTTAAGTCAGGTCCGGCCGATAAGTCGGCCTCTTCCCGCAGCTCTGTTTCCGTCACACCTCCCTTAACGGGAGAAGGCATTGCCAAATATGCGGGGCTTCTCTCCGCGGGCATCTCAAACGAAATCACGGTAACCGGATCGTTGCCGCGTGGCGCGACCACCCAGAACATTACCTACTTCGTCGTCGATCGAGCCACGAAGACGATCGTTTCCCAGGTCATTTTACCAGACGCGTCCGATCGCTTCAGCGCGGTCGAGATGCGGATGAAGGTCGGGCGCTACGCGAGTGCCTACGACATCGGCACTTTTGATTCGAACGGCGAGTTTACGGTCTGTCCGTTTCTGTCCGTCCGAAGCTCTCTGAGTCTCTCATCACCAAGCGGACCAAGTAGCAAATAGTCTGAACGCACTACAGAGCGTCTGCACATTGATTTGGGCTGAGGCGGCAACCCGCGCTCGGCCTGACGTGAATTGTTGTAAGTCAAAACAGGACCAATTTCATGGCCCACAAATCAGAGCTTCTGTTCGTCGATCCGCTCGTTCCCGACCTGAACACGCTGCTGGAGAATCTCCGGCCCGAGGTTCGGGCTATTGTGCTCGACGGTGCAAGGCCTGCTGCAAGGCAGATGGCGGAAGCGCTGGTGGGGATCGAAGGCCTCGATGCGATTCACATTGTCGCGCATGGCGCGCCTGGGCGTGTTTGCTTCACATCCGGCGAGTGGTCAGTTGATACCCTGCCAGTTCACGCCAAGGACTTGGCCCGAATTGGTAGCGCTCTTGCTCAAGAAGGAGATGTACGGCTCTGGAGTTGCGATGTCGCTCGAGGCTCTTTCGGCGCGAGTTTCATTGGGGCGCTTGAGCATGAGTTCGGCGCTGGCGTTGCGGCGGCATGTGGGCCGATCGGCGACATGCGCCGCGGAGGGACGTGGCGCCTGGAAAGGTCAAATTGCAACGGGCAGTACTTGCCGTTTGCGCCGGAGATGCAGTCAACCTATGCGGGACTTTTGGCCGTTGTCGATGACTACGTTACGATCAGCGGCTCCGTAGGTAATGGCAGTGGTCACCTGTCGAGCGGCACCTACTATATCGAAACGACAATCGGTGGCGTGGTCACCGTTGTTGGCTCGTTTACGATCCCGAATATCACCAACGTTGCGTTCCAACTCAACGTACTCGTCAGCTCCACAGGCAATTACACCGTCGTCAATTTTTTCGGTTTGACGGTTGACGGTACGAGTAGCGGTGAGACCTTCACGCTGACAGGTCCCAACAGTAATGTGGGTCCCACCGGCGCCACGGGTTCGACCGGTTCAACTGGCGCCACCGGCGCAACAGGATCAACTGGCGCTACAGGTGCGACCGGCGCCACGGGCAGGACGGGCGCGACGGGATCGACCGGCGCTACGGGCGGAACGGGCGGGACAGGATCAACCGGCGCCACAGGTGCGACTGGCGCCACGGGCGGAACGGGCGGGACGGGATCGACCGGCGCCACGGGTGCGACGGGCGCCACGGGCGGGACCGGATCAACCGGCGCCACAGGTGCGACTGGCGCCACGGGCGGGACCGGATCAACCGGCGCCACAGGTGCGACTGGCGCCACGGGCGGGACGGGCGGGACGGGATCGACCGGCGCCACGGGTGCGACCGGCGCCACGGGCGGAACGGGCGGGACGGGATCGACCGGCGCCACGGGTGCGACCGGCGCCACGGGCGGAACGGGCGGGACGGGATCGACCGGCGCCACGGGTGCGACCGGCGCCACGGGCGGAACGGGCGGGACGGGATCGACCGGCGCCACGGGTGCGACCGGCGCCACGGGCGGAACGGGCGGGACGGGATCGACCGGCGCCACGGGTGCGACCGGCGCCACGGGCGGAACGGGCGGGACGGGATCGACCGGCGCCACGGGTGCGACCGGCGCCACGGGCGGAACGGGCGGGACGGGATCGACCGGCGCCACAGGTGCGACCGGCGCCACGGGCGGAACGGGCGGGACGGGATCGACCGGCGCCACGGGTGCGACCGGCGCCACGGGCGGAACGGGCGGGACGGGATCGACCGGCGCCACGGGTGCGACCGGCGCCACGGGCGGAACGGGCGGGACGGGATCGACCGGCGCCACGGGTGCGACCGGCGCCACGGGCGGAACTGGCGGGACGGGATCAACCGGCGCCACAGGTGCGACCGGCGCCACGGGCGGAACGGGCGGGACGGGATCGACCGGCGCCACAGGTGCGACGGGCGCCACGGGCGGGACGGGATCAACCGGCGCCACAGGTGCGACCGGCGCCACCGGCGGAACTGGCGGGACGGGATCGACCGGCGCCACAGGTGCGACGGGCGCCACGGGCGGAACGGGCGGGACGGGATCGACCGGCGCCACGGGTGCGACCGGCGCCACGGGCGGAACGGGCGGGACGGGATCGACCGGCGCCACAGGTGCGACCGGCGCTACGGGCGGAACGGGCGGGACGGGATCAACCGGCGCCACAGGTGCGACCGGCGCCACGGGCGGAACGGGCGGGACGGGATCAACCGGCGCCACAGGTGCGACCGGCGCCACGGGCGGAACGGGCGGGACAGGATCGACCGGCGCCACGGGTGCGACCGGCGCCGCCGGTGCAACGGGCTCGACCGGTGCAACCGGACGAACCGGCGCAACGGGAGCTACCGGCAATACGGGAGCAACGGGCTCGACCGGCGCAACCGGATCGACAGGGGCGACTGGACGTACCGGCGCGACGGGTGCGACCGGACCCAGAGGGCCGACAGGGCCAACGGGACCGCGAGGTAACACTGGTGCAACCGGTCGTACCGGTGCAACTGGATCCACCGGTTCGACGGGCGCAACTGGTGCCACAGGCTCGACTGGAGCAACGGGCTCGACGGGTGCAACAGGAGCCACAGGCTCCACGGGTGCCACTGGTGCTACCGGCGCAACGGGTGCTACCGGCGCCACGGGCGCAACGGGTGCTACCGGCTCGACCGGTGCAACGGGCGCGACCGGTGCGACAGGAGCCACAGGCTCGACGGGTGCCACTGGTGCTACCGGCTCAACCGGCGCAACGGGTGCCACAGGCTCGACTGGAGCAACAGGCTCGACCGGTGCAACAGGAGCGACAGGCTCGACGGGCGCAACGGGTGCCACAGGCTCGACTGGAGCAACGGGCTCGACGGGTGCAACAGGAGCCACAGGCTCCACTGGTGCTACCGGCTCAACCGGTGCAACGGGTGCCACAGGCTCGACGGGCGCAACTGGTGCCACCGGTTCGACCGGTGCAACGGGTGCCACAGGCTCGACTGGAGCAACGGGCTCGACCGGTGCGACAGGCTCGACGGGCGCAACTGGTGCCACCGGTTCGACCGGTGCAACAGGCTCGACGGGTGCCACTGGTGCAACCGGTGCAACGGGTGCCACAGGCTCGACGGGTGCCACTGGTGTTACCGGCTCAACCGGCGCAACGGGTGCCACAGGCTCGACTGGAGCAACAGGCTCGACCGGTGCAACAGGAGCAACAGGCTCGACCGGTGCAACAGGAGCGACAGGCTCGACGGGCGCAACGGGTGCTACCGGCTCAACCGGCGCAACGGGTGCCACAGGCTCGACTGGAGCAACGGGCTCGACGGGTGCAACAGGAGCCACAGGCTCCACTGGTGCTACCGGCTCAACCGGTGCAACGGGTGCCACAGGCTCGACGGGCGCAACTGGTGCCACCGGTTCGACCGGTGCAACGGGTGCCACAGGCTCGACTGGAGCAACGGGCTCGACGGGTGCAACAGGAGCCACAGGCTCCACTGGTGCTACCGGCTCAACCGGTGCAACGGGTGCCACAGGCTCGACGGGCGCTACCGGATCGACTGGAGCAACGGGTGCGACAGGCTCGACGGGCGCAACTGGTGCCACCGGTTCGAGCGGTGCAACGGGTGCCACAGGCTCGACTGGAGCAACGGGCTCGACGGGTGCAACAGGAGCCACAGGCTCCACTGGTGCTACCGGCTCAACCGGTGCAACGGGTGCCACAGGCTCGACGGGCGCTACCGGATCGACTGGAGCAACGGGCTCGACCGGTGCGACAGGCTCGACGGGCGCAACTGGTGCCACCGGTTCGACCGGTGCAACGGGTGCCACAGGCTCGACTGGAGCAACGGGCTCGACGGGTGCAACAGGAGCCACAGGCTCCACTGGTGCTACCGGCTCAACCGGTGCAACGGGTGCCACAGGCTCGACGGGCGCTACCGGATCGACTGGAGCAACGGGCTCGACCGGTGCGACAGGCTCGACGGGCGCAACTGGTGCCACCGGTTCGACCGGTGCAACAGGCTCGACGGGTGCCACTGGTGCAACCGGTGCAACGGGTGCCACAGGCTCGACGGGTGCTACCGGATCGACTGGAGCAACGGGCTCGACCGGTGCGACAGGCTCGACGGGCGCAACTGGTGCCACCGGTTCGACCGGTGCAACAGGCTCGACGGGTGCCACTGGTGCAACCGGTGCAACGGGTGCCACAGGCTCGACGGGTGCCACAGGCTCGACTGGAGCAACAGGCTCGACCGGTGCAACAGGAGCGACAGGCTCGACGGGCGCAACAGGTGCTACCGGCTCAACCGGCGCAACGGGTGCCACAGGCTCGACTGGAGCAACGGGCTCGACGGGTGCAACAGGAGCCAGAGGCTCGACGGGTGCCACTGGTGCTACCGGCTCAACCGGCGCAACGGGTGCCACAGGCTCGACCGGTGCAACAGGAGCGACAGGCTCGACGGGCGCAACGGGTGCTACCGGTTCGACGGGTGCAACCGGCTCGACGGGCAGAGCCGGAGCCACAGGGGCAACCGGCCCGGCGGGGTCGACCGGAGCGACCGGCTCGACTGGTCCACGTGGTCCAAGGGGGCCGACTGGTCCGCGAGGCCACCGTGGTCACACCGGCCCAACTGGTCCGACCGGCACTGCCGGAGCGACGGGAGCAACTGGTGCGACCGGCGCAGCAGGCGCTACCAGTTCGACCGGAGCTACCGGCGCGACGGGAGTTGGAGCGACCGGCTCGACGGGCTCGGCGGGTGCAACGGGAACGTCTGGTAATCATGATGATAAGACGTCGCTGACCACGACGATCAATCCCGATACGACCATTGGCGCGTTGAACCCGGTGCTGCTGAAATTGGAGGCTGCTGTCGCGGACCTGGCGCTTGCAATGGCGGGAGGATCAATGAATGGCCAGCAGTTGCAGGCCGATCTGACGACGATCAAGAGCTTGGCGCAGATGCTGTTGTCCCGCATGGGCAACACGGATGGCGGCTCGGCCTTCGATCAGAACCGTCCGGGTGGTGCCGGAACGATTGGTCAACTCGATCAATCGAACAGGCCCAACCTCAATCTGCCGAAACACGACTCTTAAGGTCGGCGGCTGAAAAAGTGATGGATGAGGAGGCCAGGGATCGCATCCCTGGGCTCCTCTCCGATCAGGCCGAGAATTGCCGATGGTAGGCACTACGAAAATCAATCGCCGACGCTTCCTCGTTCTCTCGGGCAGCGCGGCGGTTCTTAGCGTCGTTGGAATCGGGAGGGGCTTCGGGCGCGAGGTCGCCCCGACAGAAGACCTTCGAAGCGCTCCGATCGAACTGTCGGGCGATTGGCATGCGGCGCCGACCGACGCTGTGATGCGTGTACTCACGCGGATCCGGGAGGTCGATCTGTCGGGAATGCGATTGCTGTCGGATCGGCAACCCAGGAAGCTTCGTATCGAAAACCATAGCGAAGTTGCGCCGGCGATCTGGCTGCACAGCGATCAGCCCGACATGGCTTCGATCGTCGTGAACATCGGCTATGCCGACTGGTGCAGGCTCGCGTATCAATTCGGTCACGAGCTTGGGCATGTCCTCAGCAACAGCTGGCAAT
The window above is part of the Bradyrhizobium sp. PSBB068 genome. Proteins encoded here:
- a CDS encoding glycosyltransferase family 2 protein — translated: MAVVENKRLCLNMIVKNEVANLERCLAAVADHIACWVICDTGSSDGTQDFIKTFFARRNLPGELHTIPFHDFGQARNDALDRACASELEFDYVLFNDADMELIVDNAEFRKSLSGPGYRLLQRASGGLSYWNTRLVRRDSGSKYFGVTHEYIDVPGDVVELQGAWYIDHADGSNRGDKSERDIRLLKAALDLEPDNARYWFYLAWSYRDACQYVEAAAAFAKRADMEGWDEEAWMARLQHARCLRDLGDEDGFVSKALEAFKQRPTRAEPLYELARYYRERGRYETSLHFSELGLSISAPENDILFIETDVYQTGLREEFSIAANYSQDAARWDRGYSICNSLALNRAIPDAPRELARTNLFFYLQPAERLFGSFSARQVDCDVPQGYRPTNPSVSRHGNDLYLVQRTVNFRLLKDGTYETDNGAPIRTRNYLLRLNADLEVETAAELLLPADFPKTQFEEVQGLEDIRLFSWNGSLWGSSCVRELNAEGWCEQLIARIEQRSNSETRLAEWLVLRPEGPRLHEKNWMPQAKGASLHFIYSCDPTRIVNDRGETVSESDAGFAVEQFRGGTQLIEFDEGWLALVHEVQWQNDRRFYQHRFVWFDSENNLRRLSRPFYFKEKGVEFAAGLAWHPDGRRLLVSYGVADSESWIASIEAAEVSTALEGNSAPPTAVSAAPSSQRCENERSNKEPVVKESGLSKPNGKSIGLCMIVKNEAAVIVRCLDSVRPMIDYVLIEDTGSTDGTQDIIRQWLDSNGLTGEVIDEPWRDFAYNRSHALACLRRNPDVDYALIIDADDALTIEPGFDVAAFKSGMTADLYDVAINHNGIRHHRPQLCSNKKEFYFRGVLHEFVEAPADARGRETASGFAIQIGGGGARSQDPEKYRKDAALLEGALQNETDAFLRSRYTFYLAQSYRDCNEPEKALPHYLARAEMGFWQEEVFISLYSAARLKEALDHPEHEVIAAYQRAADSQLARAEALHGASRYCRSKGRNKEGADIARRGIDLPMPVGALFAEEWIYEFGLLDEFAVNAFWAGDYQGCMDACLRILQNPSIDEGLRSRVEDNLRFAKDRISERVELPNALNEPDGNRPLPKVLIAILAKSKAGHLPLFLDCIEALDYPSERIALHVRTNNNRDDTAEILRDWLQRVGSRYSHVELDDSNVSERVQDFADHEWNATRFSVLGRIRQHSMNQTLALGCDYYFVVDVDNYLRPLTLRHLVELNLPIVAPLLKCVDADRPLYSNYHQKIDANGYFLPSDEYNTILSRSSPGLHEVPVVHCTYLVRADAIPQLTYDDGSGRYEYVVFADSARRAGISQILDTREVYGWLTFASDGEAIRPLIAGELAAKPAREAPRKDTVPASDGKRAIRLKEYPANASFSHTPSDEYVQSRNHTLVRKPYLLETDALGFIRGSKSPTTAAQTVIVLGDSVVEGMYLDPDDRFCAKLETILRSENAVDVIVRNGGYSGATTLHMLNLFLNKIIPLKPDVVILMTGIVDVDVANLESSFWSRDCWLEPIVDLNANNSWRDQNLLSAPNVADRRRLLDLFSLAARSFGIELWFATIPHLRDESIDPGIARTRVLINETTRAAARSGEHALCDLEAQLAGRTDIFQDAFHLNPIGAEAAARSIVSNGLGSYLLAKGSNAPFRAAQKNKQSANAIHVINLDRSTARWDKFRSRNAKLGNFERVSAIDGRKLDRLDLERQGLIAPELDYSAGALGCALSHIQLWQKAASQDQPLTIFEDDALSHPVFDEHRLAVLAQLPTDWDIILWGFIYDPLFLWIDLGFSASEMRFYDRTEPFTWSDTSDGRPIYHPHRLRHAYGTQAYSISPRGARRLLGSVLPLKKQFVPFPGTSIVDQDQGIDGAMNLAYPTLQSYVCIPPLVVQRDDGVSDRLSTK
- a CDS encoding DUF4573 domain-containing protein, which encodes MAPALPVEPVAPVEPVAPVAPVEPVAPVAPVEPVAPVAPVEPVAPVAPVEPLAPVAPVEPVAPVEPVAPVAPVEPVAPVAPVEPVAPVAPVEPVAPVEPVAPVEPVAPVAPVAPVAPVEPVAPVEPVAPVAPVEPVAPVEPVAPVDPVAPVEPVAPVAPVAPVAPVEPVAPVEPVAPVAPVEPVAPVEPVAPVDPVAPVEPVAPVAPVEPVAPVEPVAPVAPVEPVAPVEPVAPVAPVEPVAPVAPVEPVAPVEPVAPVDPVAPVEPVAPVAPVEPVAPVEPVAPVAPVEPVAPVEPVAPVAPLEPVAPVAPVEPVAPVAPVDPVAPVEPVAPVAPVEPVAPVEPVAPVAPVEPVAPVEPVAPVAPVEPVAPVAPVEPVAPVAPVEPVAPVEPVAPVAPVEPVAPVEPVAPVAPVEPVAPVAPVEPVAPVAPVEPVAPVAPVEPVAPVEPVAPVAPVEPVTPVAPVEPVAPVAPVAPVAPVEPVAPVEPVAPVAPVEPVAPVEPVAPVEPVAPVAPVEPVAPVAPVEPVAPVAPVEPVAPVEPVAPVAPVEPVAPVEPVAPVAPVEPVAPVAPVEPVAPVEPVAPVAPVEPVAPVAPVEPVAPVAPVAPVAPVEPVAPVAPVAPVAPVAPVAPVAPVEPVAPVAPVEPVAPVEPVAPVAPVEPVDPVAPVRPVAPVLPRGPVGPVGPLGPVAPVAPVRPVAPVDPVAPVEPVAPVLPVAPVAPVRPVAPVEPVAPAAPVAPVAPVDPVPPVPPVAPVAPVAPVDPVPPVPPVAPVAPVAPVDPVPPVPPVAPVAPVAPVDPVPPVPPVAPVAPVAPVDPVPPVPPVAPVAPVAPVDPVPPVPPVAPVAPVAPVDPVPPVAPVAPVAPVDPVPPVPPVAPVAPVAPVDPVPPVPPVAPVAPVAPVDPVPPVPPVAPVAPVAPVDPVPPVPPVAPVAPVAPVDPVPPVPPVAPVAPVAPVDPVPPVPPVAPVAPVAPVDPVPPVPPVAPVAPVAPVDPVPPVPPVAPVAPVAPVDPVPPVPPVAPVAPVAPVDPVPPVPPVAPVAPVAPVDPVPPVPPVAPVAPVAPVDPVPPVPPVAPVAPVAPVDPVPPVAPVAPVAPVDPVPPVAPVAPVAPVDPVPPVPPVAPVAPVAPVDPVPPVPPVAPVDPVAPVLPVAPVAPVAPVDPVAPVAPVEPVEPVAPVGPTLLLGPVSVKVSPLLVPSTVKPKKLTTV